Proteins encoded within one genomic window of Mesobacillus subterraneus:
- a CDS encoding S1C family serine protease, with the protein MNEFEQRSRYEEQEPIKKSYRLKSIMSTVMAGVVGSAMTLAAVNYTEVNAGSQHQPQTESAAETDSNIITTPTSTKDSGSIADIIETSSKSIVGITNIQAQSNPFSQSQGNVESGSGSGVIFKKEGNSAFIVTNNHVIEGASKVEVSLYNGEKVDAEVVGADALTDLAVVKIDAAKAEDVIEFGDSSELRAGDQVLAIGNPLGLDLSRTVTQGIVSAIDRSISVPTSAGEWEMNVIQTDAAINPGNSGGALIDTDGKVIGINSLKISQNGVEGLGFAIPSNEALPIVNQLMEKGEVERPYLGVSLADLAQIPDMYLENLPDSVDSGTMVTYVDPESAAAAAGLQKQDVIIGINDEKVENASELRRYMYTKLQTGDNVELKIYRDGKQQTLKVAISAASPE; encoded by the coding sequence ATGAATGAATTTGAACAGCGTTCCCGTTATGAAGAACAGGAGCCAATCAAAAAATCATATAGATTAAAAAGCATCATGTCGACTGTCATGGCTGGGGTAGTAGGTTCGGCGATGACACTTGCAGCTGTTAATTATACAGAAGTGAACGCAGGGAGTCAGCACCAGCCTCAAACTGAATCAGCCGCAGAAACGGATTCTAATATCATTACGACACCCACTTCAACAAAAGATTCTGGGTCGATAGCTGATATCATTGAAACTTCATCTAAATCCATTGTCGGTATCACGAATATCCAGGCGCAAAGCAATCCTTTTTCCCAAAGTCAGGGAAATGTTGAGAGTGGGTCTGGTTCCGGGGTTATTTTTAAGAAGGAAGGAAACAGTGCTTTCATCGTGACGAACAACCATGTCATTGAAGGTGCTTCAAAGGTTGAGGTCAGCTTGTACAATGGAGAGAAAGTTGATGCAGAAGTTGTCGGTGCGGACGCATTGACAGATTTAGCGGTTGTTAAAATTGATGCAGCAAAAGCAGAGGATGTCATTGAATTTGGTGATTCTTCTGAATTAAGAGCTGGTGATCAGGTGCTTGCCATCGGCAACCCGCTCGGTCTCGATTTATCGCGGACAGTGACTCAGGGAATCGTCAGTGCGATAGATCGTTCAATTTCAGTTCCAACCTCTGCCGGGGAATGGGAAATGAACGTCATTCAAACGGACGCTGCTATCAATCCAGGTAACAGCGGTGGTGCGTTAATCGATACAGATGGAAAAGTAATCGGGATCAACAGCTTGAAAATCTCGCAAAATGGCGTGGAAGGCCTGGGGTTTGCAATACCAAGCAATGAAGCTCTGCCAATCGTCAACCAGCTTATGGAAAAAGGGGAAGTAGAACGTCCGTATTTAGGTGTAAGCCTTGCCGATCTGGCGCAGATTCCAGATATGTACCTCGAAAACCTGCCAGACAGTGTTGATTCAGGAACAATGGTGACCTATGTGGACCCTGAATCAGCGGCTGCTGCAGCTGGACTTCAGAAGCAGGACGTCATCATTGGAATCAATGATGAAAAAGTGGAGAATGCAAGCGAGCTAAGAAGATACATGTATACGAAACTTCAAACGGGCGATAATGTCGAATTGAAAATATACCGTGACGGCAAACAGCAAACCTTAAAAGTAGCAATTTCCGCTGCTAGTCCAGAATAA
- a CDS encoding peptidylprolyl isomerase, with translation MMIAFMKNNKLLMIFTAIFLGVLLIFATAFAKTETAASIDGEKITKDELNTKLTEMYGAEILDSLITNKVIEMEASKEKVKVTGNEIDEELKKLQESYGGEEAFASALEQNQVSMERIRKDIEIYLLAEKIIGPSIDVTEEEMKSYFEENKDSFDQKEQVKASHILVEDEETAKKVKEELDNGKDFAELAKTYSTDASNADNGGDLGYFGREEMAEEFENAAFALEVNAVSEPVKTEFGFHIIKLVDKKAAKEAVFDEHQEEIKELLFDQKIQAQYPNWLDEKKAEYDIKSYL, from the coding sequence ATGATGATAGCTTTTATGAAAAATAATAAACTCTTAATGATATTTACCGCTATTTTTCTGGGAGTGCTCTTAATCTTTGCGACTGCTTTTGCCAAAACAGAAACTGCAGCGAGCATCGATGGAGAGAAAATCACGAAGGATGAATTGAACACGAAATTAACAGAAATGTATGGTGCTGAGATATTGGATTCCTTAATCACGAACAAAGTGATCGAAATGGAAGCTTCAAAGGAAAAGGTAAAGGTGACAGGTAATGAGATAGATGAAGAGCTTAAGAAGCTACAGGAATCATATGGTGGTGAAGAAGCTTTTGCTTCAGCGCTTGAACAAAATCAGGTATCCATGGAAAGAATCAGGAAGGACATCGAAATATATCTGCTCGCGGAAAAAATAATCGGACCTTCGATCGACGTGACTGAAGAGGAAATGAAGTCATATTTCGAGGAAAATAAAGATTCTTTTGACCAGAAGGAACAGGTGAAGGCGAGCCATATACTGGTAGAAGATGAGGAAACGGCCAAGAAGGTCAAGGAAGAGCTTGATAATGGAAAAGATTTCGCAGAACTTGCAAAGACCTATTCAACGGATGCTAGCAATGCAGATAACGGTGGGGATCTCGGTTATTTTGGAAGAGAAGAAATGGCGGAGGAATTCGAGAATGCAGCATTTGCCTTGGAAGTGAATGCGGTCAGTGAGCCGGTCAAAACAGAATTCGGCTTCCATATCATTAAGCTTGTTGATAAAAAAGCTGCTAAGGAAGCAGTATTTGATGAACACCAGGAAGAGATTAAAGAACTGTTATTTGACCAGAAAATCCAGGCGCAATATCCAAACTGGCTGGATGAGAAAAAAGCCGAATACGATATTAAAAGCTATTTATAA